The genomic DNA GGGCGTTCAGGTACGCCGCGATGTACCGGGCTGCCAGCACCAGGATGGCGCCGCCAAAGATGACGATCAGCAGCGTCACCGCGTCCGTCACCTGAATGCCGAAGAGTTCGGCCATCAGGTGCCACCTCCGTTGGTTCGGCCGCGCAGAACGGCCGGCGATGCCTCCGGTCGTGAAGTTGTGATGTGTCTCATCGGTCGTTGAGCCAGGTTTCCGCACGGTCCTTGAGCCGATCCAGCTGCACTGCGACGAAGATGATAGCCGCGCCGAGCAGCGCGGGGCCACCGTACTGGCCCAGCCCGACTCGCGGGAAGATCTCGCCCGCGCTCACCGCGATGGCCGGGAACCAGTACCCGGACGTAGCCGAGATGAGCGTCCAGACCGGCTCGAACCAGCCGAAGCTTAGCCCACCCAGCAGGCTCACGAACGCCGAGAGCTGCGTGATAGGGTGGAAGACGGCCTCTTTCGCTTGTTGTGGAACTGTCATCGTCCGAGAAGTGCCATGATGCTGCTGCCGCCCGGGACCAGCGCCAGCCCGGCCACGGTGACTCGATACAGGACGAACAGCGTCACGCCCGCCGCCGCCATCGCGACCAGTGGTCCGGCCGGGCCCGCGCTCTCGACCACGGCGACCAGTGACTGTTGGAGCCCGCGCAGCGCGCCGAGGAGGTCGAACCCGACGAACGCGAACGCGACCACGAGTTGGCGCTGCACCCAGGCCAGCCCGCCGACCAACAGATCGAACGGGAACAGCACCGCGCCGATGAGGAACTCGAAGAACCCGAAGAGCACGGACACGACGAAGCCCGAAACCACCGAGATGACCAGCGCCGCCGGATTGCTCGCGAAGCGCCGCAGGAAGCGGGCGGTGCCGCTGCTGAACTGCTTCGCGACTTCCGTCGAGGTCCCGAGGCCGGGGCCGATGGGAATCAGCGTGATACCGTCGTCGTCAGGCACGACTGATCACCCAGCGGAAAACGAACACGGCCGTCAGTCCGATGCCGATGGCTACGACGAGGCTGGCCGGGCCGGCCTCGAGGACGAACATCCAGGCTGCCAGGAAGCCCTCCTGGACCAGGACGCCAGGCAGCCCGACGAGCAGGCTGACGACGCTCGCGAGGAAGTTGCCGAAGCCGGCCAGTAACGCGAGCGGGACATCGAAGATACCCAGCACCAGGCTGGCCACGCCAGTCAGGAAGGCCCCGAACGTGGCGCCGATGCCGACCTGTGCGATGCGGCCGAAATCGGGCGTCTGGAAGCCGTTCGGGCCCACACTGAGGAAGTCGCTGACCCTAACCACGACCAACCACCCCCGGTTCGCGGGCCGTCATCATCCGGTCGGCACGAGCGGTGGTCGAACGCATCGTCACTCCTCCTGTGCCTCCTCGGCGTCCTCCGCGCCGGGTGTGGGGATATCCAGGCCGCTCCCCACCAGCGGGAAGAAGTTCGTCGTCTCTTCCTCGCTCACGAACGCGATGATGACGTAGCCGCTCAGCGCGACGATGCCGAACGCGATGGGCAGTGAGAGCGGACTCGCGAACAGGCCGCCGGGGCCGATCGAACGGGCGCTCCCGATGGCCCCGAAGTCGATGACGATGCCGAACGATGCCAGGAAGGACTCGGTCAGGCCCGCGGCGCCACTGGCGAACGCCGCCATCGGCTTGATGAAGACGTCCGCGAGCGTGAGAATGCCCGACGCCAGCGCGCCGCCGATGGCCAGCAGGATGGCGCTTAGGCCCTGGAAGATGACGCCGCCGATGCTTCCGGCGTTCTTCGCCCGGTCGAACAGCCGCCGGACCCGTGGCCCGCCTGCGCCGGACGCCGACATCGTCAGCTCCCGCCTCCGAAGATCTTCCCGAGGCCGAGCGCGGTGATGGCCGCGCCGATGAGGCCGGTGATCTTCCCGAGCGTCGTGCTCAGGAACCCGCCGGACTTCCCTGTCGGGCCGCCGGCGACGGTGCCGCCCTCCTGGAACACCGCGTCAGCCTCGGAGCTCGTGTAGACGATCTCCATCCCGACCGCGGCGTCGTGGTCGCTGGACGCCGAGATGTCCGTCGCGAGTTCGACGCGATCACCGATGGCACCGTTGAACTGGCTGGTGGCGCCGGTCGTCGATGCCTCGGAGTAGTTGCCGGCGTAGCCGGTGGCGTAGTCGACGCTGATGTACTGGCTGCCAGGCTGGCGCTGCTCGGCCACGAGGTCGAGCGTGCCGTGGGTCACGTCGACCGGTGCCGGGATGTCCCAGACCGCGAGCGGCTGGCCCTCCAGCCGGTCGGAGTAGCTGGCGTAGTCCTCGGCGTCGGTCATGGTGACGTTCGAGCCGTCAGCCATCGAGAGCGGGTAGTTGACCGTCGCGTCACCCGCCCCGACGACGAGGTCGTGGACGTGGGCGTCGCCCCAGTGGTCCGCGAGCCCGTCGAGTGAGCGGAAGCGGACGGTGCCGCCGTCGACGTTCGTTCGGGTCTCGGTCTCGTAGCGGTCGTCCGAGTCGGCCTGATACGCGACCGTGCCGAAGGCCATCGTCTCCTTCGCGGAGACATCCATCCCGGTCAGGGCGAGGTCAGCGTCGGCGTCGGTGACGTTGAGTCGGACCGTGTCGATCTCCGACAGCGTCCCGTCGCCCGTGCCCTGGACCCCGTTGGCTGAGACCAGCGTGTCCACACGCGTGCTCGCGTAGAAGGCGCCGGTCTCGTTCGCGAAGGTCTCCTCATCCGCGTCGGCCGCGCTCTCGGCGATGGTCGCATACGCGTAGTCACCGTCCGTGTCGACGATCTCGACGCGGACGGTCGCGCCGCTGTCGAGCGTGTTCAGCTCGCCCGCCATCGTGACGACGCGCTTGCGGGCGTCGTCGAGCGAGACGTTGTCGCTGTAGCTGAAGAGCACCGTGTCGCCGGCGGTCATGCTGCCGTCGGTCGCCAGCTGCGTCGGCGCCGCGCGGACGTTGGGCGCGCTGCCCCACTCCGAGACGCTGCCCTTGGCCGACGCCGAGCCGCTGACCGACCAATCGCCCTCCTCGGCGACGAACGACTGGCCCTCGACGTTGGCCTCGTCGTCGGTGACGGGGCCGTAGAGGTCCGGGTCGTCGATGTACGCCGGCGACACCTCGATGGGCGCGTCGGCGTCCGAGGTGTTCACCTCGGCCGGGAGGTCGGTGTTGCTGCCGTCATCAGCTTCGTAGGCGAGCGGGTCGGTGCCGTGCTCGCCCATGCGATGCTCGGCGATGGTCACGTCGGTCTCTTCCACCCAGACGCGCGGGCTCTCGTCGCTGGTCGTATCGATGGGTGGGGCACCGTTCTCGCGTTCGTCGTGGTCGGCCATCGCGACCGGCGCGACCATCGCGGTCGCGAGGAGGATGGCGATCAGCGCGATGAAGCCCTGCTGGACGAGCCGTCTCATCGGCGCTCCTCCACGTCGAACACCGCCTCGATGAGCTCGGGGTCGACCGACGCGAGGTCGCCGACCTCAAGCGTCGAGGCGATGTCGGCCTGCGCTGTCATGGAATCAGTACTACTGGGTCGTGCCTCCCCGGAAAAGGAGGTCGACGGGGGCTCTCGCCGTCCGTCTGGGGTTGCGCTCATGGATTGCGCTCCGCCCACGGCCCAGGGCCGCGGGCTTCCAGCAATCCAGTGGTGGAAAATATGTCAACTGTCGGATTATACTGCGCGGATGGCGTGCGAATCCCTCGCGGATACTGTGCAAATACTGTGCGCTATTCGCCGGCATGCGGTCGTACTGGACGCAGGATTTGTTACGATAGGCCTCTCTGAATATCGTATGTCAGCGCAGAACTGTTCTATCCGTTCACTGATGTGTCTCGGAACACGTCGGCATGGAGTGACGCTGGACCCTGGGTGGGTGGCCGATGCCGGGCTCTCGGTGGGCGAGACCATCGGCATCGACCGTGGCGCCGGGAAGTACGCTGAGCGCGGGGCGACGCTTCATCTGGGCGACTACGACGCGGACACGGTCGACTACGAGCGGACACTGGGGGAGTGTGGGGACTCGGTCGCGGTGACGCTTCCACCTGGAATCCGCGAGTGGCTCGATGCCGAGCTACAGGAATCGCTGTATCTCATGCGGACGGGCGATGGCGAGGATGTGCTCGTCGAGGCGCCGTAGCCTCGATCTCTTATGATGGTTCTGATGAACTTCCCCGTATGTCACACGAACCGCTTGCTGGCTATAGAGGATGGATAGAGTACGTGGACTGCGTTCGGTTCAGTCCGATCTAAATGAGACTGTTGTTAGGCTTGGATACAGATTGTCCAATTACATCTTCAATTCTGATATTATTTTAGTATTTGCATACAATCTAGTTTAGTATCGCTGCACACACTATATTTTGTTTGGAATTGTAGAATTATCTATGAACAGCGACCCCCCAGAGCGTGAGCGGTGGGGGGAGATGCCCGAGGCGCTCCCGGACCCGTATCGGCGTCAGCTGCTCGTCGCGCTCCTCCAACACAACCCCCAGGAAGACGATGACCCTGACCCGCTCAACGTCGTTGCCGACCCCGACGAGGATAGGCAACTCCTCCAGACCGCGATGACGCATAAGCATCTACCAAAACCGGAGGAAATCGGCTTCATTGAGTGGGACCGCGATAAGAATCGAATCAGGATTGGCCCCCGCTGGGACGATATCGCGCCGCTCCTCCGCCTCATTCAGGACCACCAGAACGAACTCCCCGCGGGCTGGTTGTAGGCTGCTCTCGCTCCCTGCGATACAGCCAGTGTCTGTCCTTGGTAATTCCGCTCCATAGCTTTCGAACCGGTATCGTGCGAGATACGCGCTGTAAACTCAGCACGGCAGCGAAATCCTATCCCCGATAGATTATTTCCAACAGTAGCATTCGAAACGGTTCGACAACTACCCACAAAAGCAATTGTCGAATTTCACCACTCCATAGACCCCATTAAAGTGTGAAGATAATCGAGCGCTTCTCAGAAATATCTCCTCTCTCCTCTGAGCTCGTGGGGCGGCTGAATACTGCTTCCATGAGCAGGCATCAGAGAACCATTCACCTGACTAGAACCATGGCCACCTATATATTGGATTAATATACGGATTAAGAACCTACATTCAATTTCATAGATTGTGAAAGAATCTGACTAGGTATAAGTACTCTGGCCATGCAGCAAAATTTGCAATGCCAGACAATACCACACTCACCAAATCAGTAAAAGAATTTTTCGCGTACGATCCAGATAAAGATCAATGGTCGGATGAGCCGGTCCCAGAGGAGGAGCGAATGGGTGTTTGGGGTCCGACGTCAGTTTGGATAGGATTCGCGATCGCGTATATTGTGGCCTTCATCGGTGCACAAATATATTTCGGGCTAGGAATGCCGGATGCGATTTATGCCATCGTTTTAGGGAACCTCATCTTAGTGGTGTATTCGGGTGCGCTTGCCTACGCAGCTGCCGAAGGCGGATTGAACTTTCCACTGCAAGTCAAGGAGGCGTTCGGGAGTTTAGGCGCGCTAATTCCGATCGCAATAATGGGGCTATTGGTGAACGGCTGGTACGCCTACCAAGCATGGCTCGCCGCAGACGTTATTCGAGCAGCGTGGAGCCCCCCTTGGTTGCTTTTGGCCGTGGGGATCACCGTCCTCTACGGGATTCCTTCAATTATTGGAATTGAGGCTCTGGAGGAGGTCGTCACTAAACTGGTAATTCCGCTAATGCTAATCGCAGGGATATACATGCTCGTGGTAAAAGTTCTCCCTGCAGGCGCGAGTATTCTCAATAAGCCGGCCCCGGGGGAGCAGATTCCATTTATGGTGGGTGTCGGGTTGGCCTGGGGTACATTTGCTGTTAGCGGAACTGCGACGGGTGATATTGTCCGGTTTGCATCAAGTACCAGAAATGCCATCATCGCCACAGTCGTCGCCTTCCTCATCTGTAACACCGGGATGATGGTTCTTGGGGCACTGGTGGCAGCGACATTGCCGGAGCTCAGTCTCTACTTCGGCATGATTGGTCTTCTAGCGTCTATCCCGCTTGTGATAGTTGCATTCGTCAGTTGCTTCTCAACCTGCGATGCCTGCCATTATGGCGCCACGATGAGCTACACAAATCTACACGAGAAGATCACATGGCGAACAGCTGCAGTGGGCGCCATGTTAATCTCTGTAATTGCTGTCGTATCCGGTATAATTTCTAATCTGTTAGGCTATTTGATCCTAATCGGTATTGTTGTGCCTCCAATTGGGGCAATCATCCTCAGTGAATTTTTCATCGTTCGGAAGTACCAATCATTCGACATAGTGCGCAAAGAACGGCTCAATATTCCTGCAATTATTAGTCTGATTCTGGCGATTGGGCTGAACTATTACGTATATAATAATATTCCCGTAATTCCGACTGGGCTAGCAGGGCTACTCTTGGCGTTCATTCTCTACCCAGTCCTGGACTGGATGAGGGCGAGCATTTCAGGCGAGGATTCGGTACGACAACACCTCGAAGGCCAGGCTGACCCGATCCCAGACGACGATTAATATTCAGACCACATCAATCCACATTAACAATGAGCACGCACACACTGGAGGAGATTTGGCAGATGAGCGGCGTCGACCAGGTAAACGCAGTGAAAGACGGGGAAATCTCGCCACAAGATACCTTAGAAGCATCACTCCAGCGGATAGAGGAGCTCGACGATTCGTTGAATGCGTTCACTGTTGTCGACGAGGAGGGTGCAAAAACCGCAGCTCGTGACGCTGAAAAAGCCGTTCAGAACGGCGAGGAACTAGGGGCACTTCATGGAGTTCCGGTTGCCATTAAAGATCTCATTCCTGTGGAAGGAATGCGGACAACATTCGGGTCCGTTCTCTACGAAGACTTTGTCCCTGAACGAGATAGCATTACGGTGACGAGAATCCGTGATGAAGGGGGCATTATCCTCGGGAAGACCAATGTTCCTGAATTCGGTTTCCAAGGGATTACCGATAATGCCATCTTCGGGAAAACGTTCAATCCCTGGGATGAAAGTAAGACCCCCGGTGGTTCATCCGGTGGCTCCGGTGTCGCCCTGGCGACGGGGATGGTTCCGTTTGCCCTTGGCTCGGACGGTGGGGGTTCGGTCCGGATCCCATCAAGTTTTTGTGGGCTTCACGGGATCAAAGCCTCGTTCGGGCGAGTCCCCCTCTACCCAGAGCACCGTGACCCTTCGCTCCCCGGGACGAACGCATGGGAGTCGGTGGAGCATATCGGGCCGATGGGGCGGACGGTCGAAGACACGGCACATCTTCTCTCCGTCATTGCAGGCCCGTATGAAATGGATCGCCATTCACTCCCTGATGATGGGACGGATTATGTTGGAGCTTCAACCGATCCCGATATTTCCGGCCTGGACATTGCTTATAGCCAGGATTGGGGATATGCAGCCGTCGACCCTGTCGTGAGGGAGATGACTGAAAATGCAGCCCAGGTCTTCGAGGACGAACTCGATTGTACGGTGACAGCGGATGACCCAGGGTTTCCAGATCCCGAGGAGGCGTTCACGGCCACAGTCGCCAATAGCACCGATCTGAAAGAACTCAGGAAAGAACTCCACGATCACAAATCGGAAATGGAGCCTGTCCTGGTGGACGTTCTTGAAACGGAGTGGACCGCGATGGACTTCACTGAAGCATATAAAGTCCGTCAGCAGGTCAACATGAAAATGCGGGAATTCATGCAGGAATACGACTTATTGCTTACTCCCACGCTTGCGGCACCCCCGTTCGATGCTGACCTACCGACACCGCCAGACCTCGAAGGACGGGATGTTGGGATATTCCATTGGTTACAGTTCACCTTCACAATCAATCTCACTGGCCAGCCTGCTGCTACAATCCCCGCAGGGTGGACAGACGATAATCTCCCAATTGGCCTTCAGATAGTCGGAGGACATCTGGATGATGAAACAGTGATTGAGGCATCGGCTGCGTATCAGCAGGCCAATCCTTGGCAGGACAAATACTTCCCACCAGACCATCAGGATCACTAAACGGAACCAAAATCGAAACTCCCGTCGATGTGAGCTTTCGGGGTTCTAATCAACGTTACAAGAGATCTGGCTTGCGGGATTCGCGCCCTGTATGCAGCACGTGCTCGACAAACTATCAGCGGCGGAGGGTTTCAACAAGGCCGTTCCCCATCACCTCACCAATCCGTGTCTCGGTCGCCTCCATTAGATATGGCTCGATGGCCGAGTAATCACTCCACCCGCCGATGGACATCATGGTCCGTACATCTCGCCCCTTTTCGACGAGGTGGTAGGTCGCGAACGAGCGCCGGAGATCGTGACTGGTCACCGACCGCCAGCGCTCCTCGCCCAGCTGGTCGGCGATGGCGTCGGCCGCGGCGTCGACCCATCGGCGCACGGTCGGCGTCGAGCGCGGGACCCACGGGTCGGTTCGGTCGAGGTCACGTTCCCGTGTGTACTTGTTCAGATCCTCGGCCACCCGGTCGGGCATCCAGGCGTCACGCAGCTTCCGGTCGCCGCCCTCAGTGTTCTTGCCGCGGATCTCGAAGAGCCAGCATTCACCTTCCTCACTCCACCGGAGGTGCTTGTCGGCTGGATAGGGCACCTCGTGAGCCCGGAGGCCGCACCGCCCCATCAGCTGGACCGCGACCTCACGCATCCAGTCCTCGCGACCAGCTTCCCGTTCGAGCCGGGAGAGTTCGTCCTGATCGAGCCAGCACTTCGTCACATCGCCGGAGTCGTCGACGCGAACCATAAGCGGATTGTCCAGACTACTCCGGCACAAACACTGGGGTCGGTGTAGTGATCTGGGCCGATTCACCCCCGAATGGCCCCCTTCGTGAGCGGGTAGTTGAAGAACTCGTTCACTGGTGGGGTGTCCGACCTTCCTCGCAGTTTAGCGCTGATTGTGTCTCAATTCGGCTAGAAGGCTTTGTTAAAACCCTCAACTAATGATATATTGCAGCACCCCTGCTGGATACAGGGCCCGAATTGCTCATGAAAACCCAAAAACCACAATACCCGCAGTCTCTGTCCAACACAGAACCATGAATTGAGTTTATCAGTGCGGAGAGACACCATCCTCAAACAATACCAATGGCGTCTATGAGAAATAGATTCATTACAGTAATCCTTTTCACACTCGTTGGTGCATTCATCCTCTGTCTGGGGTATATTGGGGCGAGCTGGGACGCACTTGCCCAATCCACTCGCATCTCCGTCGCAACAGCCACACTCGGAGTTATTGGCACGTTATTTCTGGCAGTAGCCACGTTTTGGTCAGTTAGTCAGAATCGCCGGCTCATTGAGGAACGGATACGAGAACGAGAGAAAGAAGTGGTCAGAGAAGAACTCAATGCGTTTATCGAACCATCGATAGCAATTGTACAGAGCAATATCAACGTAGTCCGAGAGGCCGAAGCGCGAGAATGGATCAACAAAACACCAAACAGAATATACGACATTCGTGGCCAGACAGCGATTCTAAAAACCGAGGTTCAGTTGGTTTTCCTTCCGGCAGACCCATATCTTCGAGAGCGGATTCCTGCTGAGGATCCAGACGTCGTTGAAGCGATTGAGAAGCACAACCAGATGGTTCAACAGTTTACCCAGCTTCGACAGGATATCATTCAGGAGATTGAGAAACCAGTGGAAGATTTCCTGCAAGAGAACGACTATGCTGACGAATTTGAGGAGGATGAACTGGATGTGTTGTTAGATGCGGTAGTCAAAGAAAACGAGGGGTATAGGGATCATGAGGAGTTCTGGGAATCTGAACAGGATGAATTGATAGCGTTGGCTTACGACGTGGCAGCCGAACCCCTAAACGAAATTGACCAGAATGTCGACGAGTACCTCTCACTTTGTGAATCCCTTCAACAGCACCTTCGATCCCGAAAAGCACAATTGAAGGAGGAATATGGCATCATATCTGAATTTGACTCCGAAGAGGACATGATTACCGCCGTCTGATTTTTCTGGCTCTGGTGAAGCGCTTAGTCGGTGATAGGTTAGGTCATCCGTGCTGAATACAGGGCGCGAGCCTTGTTTAGACGCCCCTGAATAGGTAGGTCGGCAGTTCTGTCGGGCGGGCAGAATCTGTCGATGAATGCCTCTCGGTCTGATTTCGGTGTACGGACAATGAGCGGAGCCGGCGATCTCCACCGCGTCTAAACAAGGCCGATGAATTCTATTTTTAGGGGCAATAGCAGAAGCACCTCGCGGCAATATCAACGAAGACGACTAGTACTCAACAGGGCGATCTCGAAAACTGCCCTGACGAGAGGCACAGGATAATCGAACGAGCGAACTAGTAGGCAGGTTTCCCTTACAAGTAACACTGCAAAGACTCTAGCGAAAACACTCATTAGATACTGACGAAATCATTGAATAGTGCTCGAGTCAGGCAGGACCAATTCGCTCCAAAAATACTTCGGCAGTAAAGAATCAAAGAGGTTTATTTACCTATCCATACTATTATATTTCTCATTCCTGACCGGTTACATTTCCATATCCAAATATTCTGGCGTTCTTCAAGGGTTGGATAGAAATGGGCAGGTTTTCCTCGGGATGGTTGAAATAGATTCATTAAATTATGTCTTGCTGAATGAAGTAATCTATTCCGCACTTTGGGCTAGCGTAATTACTCTCTCAGTAGCCTACTACAGATTAGGGTGGGCCGATTCTGAGAATCACGGGAAAGTTGTGGGATCCGGATTGGCATTCGTAGCGGTGGGGGGTATTGTATATGCAGTACTTATGCTATTTCTGGGTCATCTTGTTTCCGCCACCCTTGGAGACGCGATACAAGCCGCTCTCGGTGCTGGGAGTACTACAAACATAATCACGGGCGCTATATTTGAATTGTTTATTGTCGGATTCGGTGCGTGCTTCCCCGCACTGGTAACAGGGAGGGCGGATGTTGTATTTCCAAGTAAAACAACCAATCGGATAGAATCTATAACTACTCTGGCAGCCGGTGCAGAGCAGGAGATCAGGGAGGCAAGAGGTACACTTCAGGATCAGCATCATATATCTCTGTTTGAATCATTCTCTTCTGTGTATGGCAAATACGCTGAGGCAGAAGCAGAATACCAACCAATCGCTGAAGCGAACCTCTATGTTCCAGCTGTCGAAAGTCAACTCGGTGCTCTTGAGGCAAGTATTCATGAATTCGGGAAAGATACTCTCAATGAGATTCTCGAGAGGGCCGAAAACCGATTGAAAGCGGATGAGTATTTTATCGCCGACGAAGTGCTAGTTGCTGCTGAGCATATTGCGAGGAATCTGGACACTTATGACG from Haloglomus litoreum includes the following:
- a CDS encoding ArsR family transcriptional regulator — its product is MNSDPPERERWGEMPEALPDPYRRQLLVALLQHNPQEDDDPDPLNVVADPDEDRQLLQTAMTHKHLPKPEEIGFIEWDRDKNRIRIGPRWDDIAPLLRLIQDHQNELPAGWL
- a CDS encoding purine-cytosine permease family protein; the protein is MPDNTTLTKSVKEFFAYDPDKDQWSDEPVPEEERMGVWGPTSVWIGFAIAYIVAFIGAQIYFGLGMPDAIYAIVLGNLILVVYSGALAYAAAEGGLNFPLQVKEAFGSLGALIPIAIMGLLVNGWYAYQAWLAADVIRAAWSPPWLLLAVGITVLYGIPSIIGIEALEEVVTKLVIPLMLIAGIYMLVVKVLPAGASILNKPAPGEQIPFMVGVGLAWGTFAVSGTATGDIVRFASSTRNAIIATVVAFLICNTGMMVLGALVAATLPELSLYFGMIGLLASIPLVIVAFVSCFSTCDACHYGATMSYTNLHEKITWRTAAVGAMLISVIAVVSGIISNLLGYLILIGIVVPPIGAIILSEFFIVRKYQSFDIVRKERLNIPAIISLILAIGLNYYVYNNIPVIPTGLAGLLLAFILYPVLDWMRASISGEDSVRQHLEGQADPIPDDD
- a CDS encoding amidase; this encodes MSGVDQVNAVKDGEISPQDTLEASLQRIEELDDSLNAFTVVDEEGAKTAARDAEKAVQNGEELGALHGVPVAIKDLIPVEGMRTTFGSVLYEDFVPERDSITVTRIRDEGGIILGKTNVPEFGFQGITDNAIFGKTFNPWDESKTPGGSSGGSGVALATGMVPFALGSDGGGSVRIPSSFCGLHGIKASFGRVPLYPEHRDPSLPGTNAWESVEHIGPMGRTVEDTAHLLSVIAGPYEMDRHSLPDDGTDYVGASTDPDISGLDIAYSQDWGYAAVDPVVREMTENAAQVFEDELDCTVTADDPGFPDPEEAFTATVANSTDLKELRKELHDHKSEMEPVLVDVLETEWTAMDFTEAYKVRQQVNMKMREFMQEYDLLLTPTLAAPPFDADLPTPPDLEGRDVGIFHWLQFTFTINLTGQPAATIPAGWTDDNLPIGLQIVGGHLDDETVIEASAAYQQANPWQDKYFPPDHQDH
- a CDS encoding site-specific integrase yields the protein MVRVDDSGDVTKCWLDQDELSRLEREAGREDWMREVAVQLMGRCGLRAHEVPYPADKHLRWSEEGECWLFEIRGKNTEGGDRKLRDAWMPDRVAEDLNKYTRERDLDRTDPWVPRSTPTVRRWVDAAADAIADQLGEERWRSVTSHDLRRSFATYHLVEKGRDVRTMMSIGGWSDYSAIEPYLMEATETRIGEVMGNGLVETLRR